The Lathyrus oleraceus cultivar Zhongwan6 chromosome 5, CAAS_Psat_ZW6_1.0, whole genome shotgun sequence genome includes the window CGACAAAGATTCATTTATGGATAAAACTATGACATTTTTTCCCTCGATTATTTACCAACATCCTAGGTAATAAATtgtttctttttaaataaaaataatgaaataataaCATTTTTTCTCAGTTTTCATCCTACTATTATTGTCTTATCTCCAAAGAATGATTTAAACAATTGAATCTTTCACTAATATTTCACTGATGAAGTGGTAAAATCCTTCTGTCAGAATAAAAGAAGACAAGTACAAGAACATTCATTGCCAAATAGTTCCACCCTCTTGAAACAAATGGATAAATCACATGTATATATCTTCTTATCAACAAGAAAGAAGGAACATCCCCTTGTGAAAGAGGCTGTAAAATATAATTTTGGATCAGGGAGATGTAAATAGAAAAACCAACGATTAATCAAAAGTCAACTCTAGATGACTATAGGCAACCCCTCAATGGTTGATTTAACGTTCAAAATACATGGACTGAAGACCCAAATGTGGTCCACAAATGCTAAATCATTTCGAACAGCTTACCATACAACCCTGTATTGTCACCCAAAATGACATTTTTTTTCCgtaaataaaaaaaaaatgaattttttatttttcttacAAAATTTTTGAAAAATCTAATTTGAACTCACAATTTTTTCCTCATACTTTATGATTTTCTATCggaattttaaaataaaaaacaagtaAAAATTATGATTTTATATATATTTTACATCAAATATttaaaatcataatttttttcTCTATATTTATTATATTACacaaaatatttgaaaaaaaacAGTATAAAAAATCTCATTCACCCCTATATTTTACTCACAATGTCTTAAAATTTGGTATGAAATCATAAATTTTTCAAAACTTACGATTCTACATGGGATGTTTAAAAACCGATATAAAATGATTAATTTTCTCAAaatttatggatttatttctgatgttcaaaaaatcaataaaaattgtaaaagtttaatttttattttatttacttaaaGAGTAAAATAGACATTTGATTAATACGTGGGGATGACATCTACCACTTATGTTCAAGTAAATTCCTCATCATTTTTACCTACAACGGTTTTGTATTATAAAGAAACAAAACTCCTATTCAAATTTTGTGGGTTGATGAAGGAAGAAGATAagacaaaataaaaataaaaattgaagagTGATGATTTTATATAAATAGTTAATCATTATAATGATCTTAAATACTTTGAAAATAAAATTGATGAAAAAATAAAGAATGTGAGACTTTAGATGAATGAAGCATATATTCATCAAAGTCTCACATTATGTAATAGAAATATAAAATAATTtgaatactaatataaatagaATGAATTAGTTTGAGTTTTCTTAATCACAGTAAAATCTAGCCTTGGGAGTGTAATTGAGTTTTGATAGTTGTATGTCATGTGAGACTTTATAGAGAGTTTGTAATTTTTCTGGGCAAAATTTGTAGTTGAGATAGTTTGCAATTTTGCCGTCCAAAAATTATAATTGTGAGAGTTGATTTTTCCATTTAAAATTGTAGTTGAgatagagtttgtaatttttttttgaaaatttataGTTGAAAGGGTTTGCAATTTTTTCATTAAATAATTATAGTTAATTGAGAGAGTTTGCATTtttttctattaaaaaaattatagtttggagaattttcaattttttctttGAAAAATTGAAATTGTATGAAAGTTTTAATTTTAATCCTTTAAAAATTAGAAATTGAATAATAAATTTGTGAGttttaattttgaattttttagtttctttttcttctttggtGGGCGTGCTTCTGTGTGCGGAGATATTTGTTTTTTTGCTTCTTTTCaaacaattggtatcagagttAAAGTTCCGATCAAggaagaaagaaagaaaagaaaacatTTTAATAAAGGGATGAGGAACGAGTATCAAATATTGTGATCAAGAAGGAAGAAGAGAAGACAAAAAAATTGAAGAGTAAAGATTTTACGTATATTGTTAATCATCATAATATTCTTAAACTCTTTGTAgttaaaagtaaatgacaaatTGATAAGGTGAGACTTTAGATGAATGGTGGATATATTGGGTCAAAGAGTGTATTCATGCAAGTTCTACATCGGTAGAAAGAAATAATAATTAAAGTAAAAATTTAAATAGAAAGTTAATTTGAGTTTTTTTCACCATAATAAAATATATCATTATAAGTGTAATGAGATTTTATTAGCCTTGTGCATGTGAGATTTAGAGAGATTTTGTATTTTTTTAGTTAAAAAAATTTAGTTTAGAGAATTTGAAAAAAAAGAATTTTCCAAAATTTGTAGTTGAGAGATTTGAAATTTTGTAGTTGAAAGAGTATTAATTTATCTTcatgtaattttttatttattttagaaaTTGAATAATAAATTTGAGTTATAatcttaaatttttttttctaCTTTTCCAACAGGAAAGTAGGTGGGGTGCTTCCACATTTTTCTGGAGATGGACAAAAGGCATCGTAGAAGAAAAAGATTCGTAACGAAGGACATCTCTTTTTTGCATTTTCACGTAAATATAGTCATATTTCATCTATATTTCATTCTATGAGGTAAGGATTTCATATACTTTCAACAATCAAAAAAGGTCAACTCTAATTTAGCACCAAAGGTCAACACTACAACATGTGGTTTATGTCCAACCATAGAAACCTTGCGTAAGCAAattgccatgcacaactttttTTCGTTCATTAAATGCAAAAAGGTAAAAAAAACACTTTTCCTCTAGCATAGTAACCATGGATGACGGTGCAGATGTTGTAGAAAAACATCTCATGCAGCTTTCACATATGCTTTTCTGCAACAGTTGAAGAAAATTTGTATACTGATTTCTCATTGCCTCATTTTCTTATAAATAGAAGCATTGCCATTTTTAACAATACATCCTCACAAAAATATATAACTTCAAGTATATCAACCCTAAACCATATGGCTTTTCAGGAAGAAACCCTAAACCTTCAAATGAAAGACTTTGTGCTTGTAAAACCATCAAACTCCACTCCTTCTTGTATTCTTTCTCTTTCCACAATTGACAATAGAGATATCTATAACAACCTTTGTCAAACTGTTCATGTATACCGATCATCGCCAATTCATGATTCTGATTCGAGTTTCGACATTTTTCATGTATTGAAAGAAGCGCTTTCAAAGGCTTTGTGTTATTATTATCCTCTTGCAGGTATACAATATATTAGGTTTTTTTTAGTTGTTAAATATATGTACTATATTTTATAGAGCACAACTTCTTATAATTCAACCTCTATGTGTTGCAGGTAAGCTAGTGGAATCTGCTGATGATGGAAAGCGTAGAGTCCATTGCAATCCTAATGCAGAAAACTACGGTGTTCCATTCTTGGAAGCAACTGCTAATTGCACTCTTTCTTCTCTTCATTATTTGGACATTAATGACCTAGAAATTGCAAAATATTTGGTGTTTGATCCTCAAGATAAAAGTTACCCTTTGGTGTTCAAGGTAACAAAATTTCTTTGTGGTGGTTTCACAATTGGAATGGGAGTGTTGCATGCAGTCTGTGATGGATTTGGTGCATCTCAATTCTTGAAATCAATTGTTGAACTTTCAAGGGGAAGAACTGAGCCCTCGGTGATACCTGCGTGGGAAAGAGAGAGACTAGTTGGATCAATAACTAAAcaaccatttccaaaaagtccgATGAACAATGTTGCATTTTCACCTTTTCTAAATGAAACCAGTAGTACAGTTATAAAGAAATATTGCTTTAAAGTGGAGGGTGAAATGATAAGAAGGTTAAAGATGAGTCTgaggaaggaaaatgaaaattTAGGGTTCACGACTTTCGAAGCACTAGCTGGTTTTGTGTGGAGGTCAAGAGCAAGAGCTTTAAAACTTAACAACAATGGAGAAACAATGTTATCTGTGCTAGTTGGTATGAGGCGGAACTTGAAGGATTTTGAACCTTTACCTAAAGGGTATTATGGTAACTCTTGTGTGGATGGAATCTTCTTTCTTCCAGCTGGAAAATTTTGCAGAATTTCAAGCAAGTTTCTTGATAGAACCTTCAACGAAACCCAGTTTCACCTTCGCACGCAGAGCGGTTTTCATGGTTTGAAGCCATGTACGGTAATTGTTTTCATTCAAGGTTGAAGAAACAATAGGGGTTTCTGGGTTATTAGAATTATTCAAAGTGTGTGCAGGGTTGGGTGGGATGATGGTAGATTGAGATTCTTGCTCGTCGTAGTCAGATGTCATATTGAAGATTAACTATAGAGATTTTATTCATCCATGTTTCTCATAAAATAAAGGTTATAATTGGCTGTTTATATAAGCTATTGGACCTAAGTAACAAACTAACTAACATAAGAGATAAAAGGGGAAAAATAACAGCCTAAATAATAGCCTATAAAAGTGGTTATAATAAACCTTATCTCTaatacatatcattctaattgttcAATAACTATAACTTTGTAAGCTGGTGAAAGTTGTTCATGTTTGTAATTATCAAAGTCATAATATATTTTGTTGTCTATTTAGTTTTAATATCTTTGGGTATAGTCGATGGTGTGGGTTTCTCTTGTAGTGTATCTCCTCTGTAAATGAACTAATCTATCAACTTCACTAGAATCCCCTAAAATGGAACACCCTTACTATTTAGTAACACTGATAAGCTTTGTCATTTTTCTACTATATATCAAGGTTAGAGGAAATCCAAATCGATATCTGAACAAGACTCAACAAACGAGGTGCGCGTGGAAGATAACAACCTTCCAAGCAGATATTAAAGGTAAGTCCCCAAGTGTTCAAGTTTCCCTTCAAGATAAGTTTGAGAATAATATATTGCATGTAAAAGACAATGAAAGTGCAAGAGCTAGGAGAACCACAATCACGTGGAATAGTTGTGAGAACCGAGTTGGTGTTCCAAAATTGGTCTTATTGTCGAGTCTAACCCATATTCTAGTAACTGATGAATAAATCTCATTTTGCATACTCTGAAGAGCCACACATGGAGGAAGTGAGCCATGAGTGGCGTAAACTGAAGGGATATTCAAACGACCACTATCACGAAGAAGTTAAAATCCTCAATTAAAAAAGACTTTAAAGTACATCATTTTCCCTCGATTGAACTTCTAATCGTGGAGAAAGTTTAGTTGTCATGAGTTCGATCCACAACATATGTAATTTTCTATTTTCTTGAAAATACTCTACCCCTctcaattttaaacacacacaaacatgcatatatatatatatatatatatatatatatatatatatatatatatatatatatatatatatatatatatatatatatattttattgtGTGTGTGTTTGTATTTATATCTATAAATATATCACTTGTTTCATTAAAATACAAATTTTTAtaattttacattattttttttttaaatctacAAGTACAATTTTGCTGAAAAATTATGAAGTTTCTTTATCATCATTCTTATGAATCTTGATAAATAAAAAATGCTCAAATTTGTTGAATATTTGTATATTGTAATATATTTTCAATTGCTTCTcatttattaattttttaaataaattaacAAATGTTAGATAAGGAAAATAATATTCATGTATAAAGACAAGAGATTATATAAAGATCACAAACCTTGAATCAATATTATTTTCTTCTTTTGCAATCCAACATAGAGACTGTTTCCTAACTCCTTTAAGTTTTACTTTTTTCAATCCTAATATTTTCAATATCAATGTTTGTGATGCACAACATGCATCCAAGATATATATTGTGACATTTGCGTTTTGATTGGTTGTCGTGAAAATTCCACGCATATCACTAATGTTTCTTGTGGATTAATATGTTGACAGTGTTTTGAGCGTTGATACTCAATAAATGGACGACAAAGATTCATTTATGGATAAAACTATGACTTTTTTCCTCAGTTATTTACCAATATCCGTGGAATAAATtgtttctttttaaataaaaataatgaaataataaCACTTTTCCTCAGTTTTCAGCCCACTATTATTGTTTTatcttcaaagaatgacttaaacaattgaatcTTTCACTAACATTTCACAGATGAATTGGTAAAATCCTTCTGTCAGAATAAAAGAAGACAAGTACAAGAACATTCATTGCCAAATAGTTCCACCCTCTTGAAACAAATGGATAAATCACATGTATTTATCTTCTTATCAACAAGAAAGAAGGAACATCCCCTTGTGAAAGAGGCCGAAAAATATAATTTTGGATCAGGGAGATGTAAATAGAAAAATCAACGATTAATCAAAAGTCAACTCTAGATGACTATAGGCAATCCCTCAATGGTCGATTTAACGTTCAAAACGTATGGACTGAAGACCCAAGTGTGGTCCACAAATGCTAAATCATTTCGAACAGTTAACCAGACAACCCCGCATTGTCACCCAAAATGACATTTTTTTTCCgtaaataaaaaaaattgaattttttatttttcttataaaatttttgaaaaatataattTGAACTCACAATTTTTTCCTCATACTTTATGATTTTCTATCggaattttaaaataaaaaacaagtaaaaattatgattttatatatattttacatcaaatatatgaaaaataagatctaaaatcataatttttttcTCTATATTTATTATATCACACAcaatatttgaaaaaaaaaacagtATAAAAAATCTCATTCACCCCTATATTTTACTCATAATGTCTTAAAATTTGGTATGAAAtcataaatttttcaaaatttaatCGGATGTTTAAAAAACAGTATAAAATGATTAATTTTCTCAAaatttatggatttatttctgatgttcgaaaaatcaataaaattgtaaaagtttaatttttattttatttatttaaagAGTAAAATAGACATTTGATTAATACGTGGGGATGACATCTACCACTTATGTTCAAGTAAATTCCTCATCATTTTTACCCACAACGGTTTTGTATTATAAAGAAACAAAACTCCTATTCAAATTTTGTGGGTTGATTGAAGGAAGAAGAGAagacaaaataaaaataaaaattgaagagTGATGATTTTATATAGGTTGTTAATCATTATAATGATCTTAAATACTTTGAAAATAAAATTGATGATAAAATGAAGAATGTGAGACTTTAGATGAATGGAGCATATATTCATCAAAGTCTCACATTAGGTAGTAGAAATATAAAATAATTtgaatactaatataaatagaAAGAATTAGTTAGAGTTTTCTTAATCACAATAAAATCTAGCCTTGGGAGTGTAATTGAGTTTTGATAGTTGTATGTCATGTGAGACTTtatagagtttgtaatttttcTGGACAAAATTTGTAGCTGAGATAGTTTGCAATTTTGCCGTCCAAAAATTATAGTTGTGAGAGTTGATTTTTCCATTTAAAATTGTAGTTGAGATAGAGTTTACAATTTTTTTGTTGAAAATTTATAGTTGAGAGGGTTTGCAATTTTTTCATTAAATAATTACAGTTAATTGAGAGAGTTTGCATTtttttctattaaaaaaattatagTTTGGAGGATTTTCAATTTTCTCTTTGAAAAATTGAAATTGTATGAAAGTTTTAATTTTAGTCCTTTAAAAATTAGACGTTGAATAATAAATTTTGTGAGttttaattttgaattttttagtttctttttcttcttttgtgGGTGTGCTTCTGTGTGCGCAGATATTTGTTTTTTTGTTGCTTTTCAAACAACTGGTATCAGAGTTAAAATTTCGATCAAggaagaaagaaagaaaagaaaaaaaattcaataaaGGGATGAGGAACGAGTATCAAACATTGTGATCAAGAAGGAAGAAGAGAAGACAAAAAAAATTGAAGAGTAAAGATTTTACATATATTGTTAATCATCATAATATTCTTAAAGTCTTTGTAgttaaaagtaaatgacaaatTGATAACGTGAGACTTTAGATGAATGGTGGATATATTGGGTCAAAGAGTGTATTCATGCAAGTTCTACATCGAGAAATAGAAAGAAATAATAATTGACGTAAAAATTTAAATAGAAAGTTATTTTGAATTTTCTTCActataataaaatataatattgTGAGTGTAATGAGGTTTTGTTAACGGTGTGCATGTGAGGTTTAgaaattttttatattttttaacGTAAAAATTGTAGTAGAGAGAATTTgcaatttttttttcaaaatttgtaGTTGAGAGGTTTGAAATTTTGTAGTTGAAAGAATATTAAATTATATGAGTATTAATTTAAATTCATGTAATTTTTGTAGAAGTTTAATAATAAATTTTTGTGTTATAATCtaaaaaaatatttcttttatttttctactTTCCCAACAGGAAAGTAGGTGGTGCTTCCACATTTTTTTGGAGATGGACCAAAGGCATTGTAGAAGAAAAAGATTCGTAACGAAGGAAATCGCCTTTTGCATTTTCACGTAAATGTAGAGTCATATTTCATCTATATTTCATTCTATGAGGGAAGGATTTCATATACTTTTAAGTATTTTTCAACAATCAAAAAAGGTCAACTCTAATTTAGCACCAAAGGTCAACACTACAACATGTGGTTTATGTCCAACCATAGAAACCTTGCGTAAGCAAattgccatgcacaactttttTTCGTTCATTAAATGCAAAAAGGTAAAAAAAACACTTTTCCTCTAGCATAGTAACCATGGATGACGGTGCAGATGTTGTAGAAAAACATCTCATGCAGCTTTCACATATGCTTTTCTGCAACAGTTGAAGAAAATTTGTATACTGATTTCTCATTGCCTCATTTTCTTATAAATAGAAGCATTGCCATTTTTAACAATACATCCTCAGAAAAATATATAGCTTCAAGTATATCAACCCTAAACCATATTTCTCATAATCCTATTCCATATGGCTTTTCAGGAAGAAACCCTAAACCTTCAAATGAAATACTTTGTGCTTGTAAAACCATCAAACTCCACTCCTTCTTGTATTCTTTCTCTTTCCACAATTGACAATAGAGATATCTATAACAACCTTTGTCAAACTGTTCATGTATACCGATCATCGCCAATTCATGATTCTGATTCGAGTTTCGACATTTTTCATGTATTGAAAGAAGCGCTTTCAAAGGCTTTGTGTTATTATTATCCTCTTGCAGGTATACAATATATTAGGTTTTGTTTTAGTTGTTAAATATATGAGGTATATTTTATAGAGCACAACTTCTTATAATTCAACCTCTATCTCTATGTGTTGCAGGTAAGCTAGTGGAATCTGCTGATGATGGAAAGCGTAGAGTCCATTG containing:
- the LOC127084445 gene encoding spermidine coumaroyl-CoA acyltransferase, which gives rise to MAFQEETLNLQMKDFVLVKPSNSTPSCILSLSTIDNRDIYNNLCQTVHVYRSSPIHDSDSSFDIFHVLKEALSKALCYYYPLAGKLVESADDGKRRVHCNPNAENYGVPFLEATANCTLSSLHYLDINDLEIAKYLVFDPQDKSYPLVFKVTKFLCGGFTIGMGVLHAVCDGFGASQFLKSIVELSRGRTEPSVIPAWERERLVGSITKQPFPKSPMNNVAFSPFLNETSSTVIKKYCFKVEGEMIRRLKMSLRKENENLGFTTFEALAGFVWRSRARALKLNNNGETMLSVLVGMRRNLKDFEPLPKGYYGNSCVDGIFFLPAGKFCRISSKFLDRTFNETQFHLRTQSGFHGLKPCTVIVFIQG